In a genomic window of Flammeovirga agarivorans:
- the rpsK gene encoding 30S ribosomal protein S11, translated as MAQRRKNEKTKKRVVNVTQEGEVHIRASFNNIIISFTNKEGQVISWSSAGKMGFRGSKKNTPYAAQQASSDAAKVAFDLGMRKAEVFVKGPGSGREAAIRTVQNSGIEVTIIKDVTPLPHNGCRPPKRRRV; from the coding sequence ATGGCTCAAAGAAGAAAAAACGAAAAAACTAAGAAAAGAGTAGTTAATGTAACTCAGGAGGGAGAAGTTCACATCAGAGCATCTTTTAACAACATTATCATCTCTTTCACCAACAAAGAAGGACAAGTAATTTCTTGGTCTTCAGCTGGTAAAATGGGCTTCAGAGGCTCAAAGAAAAACACTCCTTACGCTGCGCAACAAGCGTCATCTGATGCTGCTAAAGTAGCATTTGACTTAGGTATGCGTAAAGCGGAGGTATTTGTAAAAGGTCCGGGTTCAGGTCGTGAAGCGGCTATCCGTACTGTACAAAATTCAGGTATCGAAGTAACTATCATCAAAGACGTTACTCCTCTACCACATAACGGTTGTCGTCCTCCAAAGAGAAGAAGAGTCTGA
- the rpsD gene encoding 30S ribosomal protein S4 produces MARYTGPTSKIARKFNDPIFGACKELKKKAYPPGQHGKNRRRKQSEYAIQLAAKQKAKYTYGVLERQFRNIFEKAAKKSGITGTNLLQYLEARLDNTVYRLGFAPTRRAARQLVSHKHITVNGKVVNIPSYTLKAGDVIGIRAKSQTNKVIKEATTGKQRTAYSWLQYNAESLTGTFVQSPERDEIPENIQEQLIVELYSK; encoded by the coding sequence ATGGCTAGATATACAGGGCCTACGTCGAAGATTGCTAGAAAGTTTAATGATCCAATCTTCGGGGCATGCAAGGAACTTAAGAAAAAGGCGTATCCTCCAGGACAGCATGGTAAAAACAGACGTCGTAAACAGTCTGAATATGCTATCCAGCTTGCTGCTAAGCAGAAAGCGAAATACACTTATGGTGTATTAGAACGTCAGTTCCGTAATATTTTCGAAAAAGCTGCGAAAAAGTCAGGTATCACAGGTACTAACTTATTACAGTACTTAGAAGCGAGACTTGACAACACAGTATATCGTTTAGGATTCGCTCCTACTCGTAGAGCTGCGAGACAATTAGTATCGCACAAACACATTACTGTGAACGGTAAAGTAGTGAACATTCCTTCTTACACTTTGAAAGCAGGTGATGTGATTGGTATTCGTGCTAAATCACAAACTAACAAAGTGATTAAAGAGGCTACGACTGGTAAGCAACGTACTGCTTACTCTTGGTTACAATATAATGCTGAGAGCTTAACTGGTACTTTTGTTCAATCACCAGAGAGAGACGAGATCCCTGAAAATATTCAAGAGCAACTTATCGTCGAGTTGTACTCTAAGTAA
- the rpsM gene encoding 30S ribosomal protein S13: MARIAGVDIPNNKRGVISLTYIFGIGKASAANILAEAGVSEDKKVQDWTDEESQKIRELITEGHKIEGELKSEIQLNIKRLMDIGCYRGLRHRRGLPVRGQHTKNNSRTRKGKRKTVANKKK, translated from the coding sequence ATGGCACGTATTGCAGGTGTTGACATTCCAAACAACAAAAGAGGTGTTATTTCATTAACATACATCTTTGGTATCGGAAAAGCGTCAGCGGCGAATATCCTTGCTGAAGCTGGAGTAAGCGAGGATAAAAAAGTTCAAGATTGGACTGACGAAGAATCACAAAAGATTCGTGAGCTTATCACTGAAGGTCACAAAATCGAAGGTGAGTTGAAGTCTGAAATTCAATTAAACATCAAACGTTTGATGGATATTGGATGTTACAGAGGTCTTCGTCACAGAAGAGGTTTGCCAGTTCGTGGTCAACATACCAAGAACAACTCACGTACTCGTAAGGGTAAGCGTAAGACTGTTGCAAACAAGAAGAAATAA
- the rpmJ gene encoding 50S ribosomal protein L36 — translation MKVKASIKKRSADDKIIRRKGKLYVINKKNPRHKQRQG, via the coding sequence ATGAAAGTCAAAGCTTCTATCAAAAAACGCAGTGCGGACGATAAGATCATCCGCCGCAAAGGCAAGTTGTACGTTATCAACAAGAAAAATCCAAGACATAAACAACGTCAAGGATAA
- the secY gene encoding preprotein translocase subunit SecY produces MNKFVKTLKNIFSIEELKDRIIYTLGFLAIFRLGSYIVLPGVDPSALSDSSGGLLGMLNIFLGGAFTRASIFALGIMPYISASIVIQLLGMAVPYFQRMQKEGESGRKRINQITRVLTIVITLAQGSGYLYSTIPNEAIVIKQSLFYPAAMIILTAGTIFCMWLGEKITEKGIGNGISMLIMIGIISGFPTAIYQEFETQGMSILLVVELIALFFIIMGVVLLNAAVRKVPVQYARQVVGAGGKKRTLATGQRSYIPLKVNAANVMPIIFAQSLMFLPSLIAGVWADESDTARWVMQNFSDYTSFAYNLTFATLILLFTYFYTAITINPDQMSEDLKRNNAFVPNVKPGEETSNFISWILDRITLPSAIYLAVVAILPAFASMLGVSTGFSRFYGGTSLIIMVGVILDTLQQIESYLLMQNYDSMMKSGNIKGRQNVATV; encoded by the coding sequence ATGAATAAGTTTGTCAAGACACTGAAGAACATTTTTTCAATCGAGGAACTCAAAGATAGAATTATCTACACTTTGGGTTTCCTTGCGATTTTCAGATTGGGGTCGTATATCGTCCTTCCTGGAGTAGATCCATCAGCTTTATCTGATTCGTCAGGTGGACTTTTGGGCATGTTAAATATCTTCTTAGGAGGAGCATTTACGCGTGCATCAATCTTTGCTCTAGGTATCATGCCTTACATTTCGGCATCCATCGTGATCCAATTGTTAGGTATGGCGGTTCCTTACTTTCAGCGTATGCAGAAAGAAGGTGAATCGGGCCGTAAGCGTATTAACCAAATAACGCGTGTTTTGACGATCGTGATTACACTCGCGCAGGGTTCTGGATATTTATATTCAACAATCCCTAACGAGGCAATCGTCATCAAGCAGTCATTATTCTACCCAGCAGCAATGATTATTCTAACTGCGGGTACAATTTTCTGTATGTGGCTTGGTGAAAAAATCACTGAGAAAGGAATAGGTAATGGTATCTCAATGCTGATCATGATCGGTATTATTTCGGGATTCCCAACAGCGATTTACCAAGAGTTTGAAACTCAAGGTATGTCAATTCTTCTTGTAGTTGAATTGATTGCGTTGTTCTTTATCATTATGGGAGTAGTTCTATTGAACGCTGCTGTACGTAAAGTACCTGTGCAATATGCTCGTCAAGTGGTTGGTGCTGGTGGTAAGAAGCGTACGCTTGCTACAGGTCAACGTTCGTACATTCCTTTAAAAGTGAATGCAGCGAATGTGATGCCTATCATCTTTGCACAATCATTGATGTTCCTTCCTTCATTGATTGCAGGCGTTTGGGCAGATGAAAGTGATACAGCAAGATGGGTAATGCAGAATTTCTCTGATTACACTTCTTTTGCTTATAATTTAACATTTGCAACATTAATTCTTCTTTTCACTTACTTCTACACGGCGATCACGATTAATCCTGATCAAATGTCAGAAGATTTGAAGAGAAATAATGCTTTTGTACCAAACGTTAAACCAGGTGAAGAGACTTCTAATTTTATTAGCTGGATTCTAGATAGAATCACACTTCCTTCAGCTATTTATTTAGCTGTTGTAGCAATCCTTCCTGCTTTCGCGAGCATGTTGGGTGTTAGTACTGGTTTCTCTAGATTCTATGGTGGTACTTCACTAATCATTATGGTGGGTGTTATCTTAGATACTCTTCAGCAAATTGAGTCGTACTTGCTAATGCAAAACTATGACTCGATGATGAAGTCTGGAAATATCAAAGGACGCCAAAACGTGGCAACAGTCTAA
- the map gene encoding type I methionyl aminopeptidase, producing the protein MVYYKTEEEIELMRISADLLGRTHGEIAKNTKEGVSLKAIDKIAHDFIMDNGAHPSFLNYNGFPNTLCMSLNDVIVHGIPTDYELKDGDVISIDCGVFLNGFHSDSAYTYPVGNVAPDTMKLLKVTKESLQKGIDACKVNNRIGDVSFAVQQHAEMHGYGVVRELVGHGLGKNLHEKPEVPNYGKRGRGLKIKDGLVIAIEPMINMGTRAITQDRDGWTIRTRDRQPSAHYEHTVAIVNGQTEVLTTFKYIEEVYPF; encoded by the coding sequence ATGGTATACTATAAAACAGAAGAGGAGATTGAACTAATGCGTATCAGTGCCGACTTGCTCGGCCGTACACATGGTGAAATCGCAAAGAATACAAAAGAAGGGGTGAGTCTAAAAGCAATTGATAAAATCGCACATGATTTTATCATGGACAATGGGGCTCATCCCTCATTCTTGAACTATAATGGGTTTCCCAATACCCTTTGTATGTCACTGAATGATGTTATTGTACACGGTATTCCTACTGATTATGAATTAAAAGATGGAGATGTAATCTCTATCGATTGTGGCGTTTTCTTAAATGGTTTTCATTCTGATAGTGCATACACTTACCCTGTGGGTAACGTAGCGCCTGATACAATGAAACTATTAAAGGTGACAAAGGAATCACTTCAAAAAGGTATTGATGCTTGTAAAGTCAATAATAGAATTGGTGACGTAAGTTTTGCAGTTCAGCAACATGCTGAGATGCATGGGTATGGCGTAGTTAGAGAACTGGTTGGTCATGGTTTAGGTAAAAACCTTCATGAAAAGCCAGAAGTACCTAATTACGGGAAAAGAGGTAGAGGATTAAAAATCAAAGATGGATTGGTGATTGCCATTGAACCTATGATTAACATGGGGACGAGAGCTATTACTCAAGACAGAGATGGTTGGACAATTCGTACGAGAGATCGTCAACCTTCTGCTCATTATGAACACACAGTCGCGATCGTAAATGGTCAGACTGAAGTGTTGACAACGTTCAAGTACATCGAGGAGGTATATCCATTTTAA
- a CDS encoding DNA-directed RNA polymerase subunit alpha encodes MSILAFQKPDKVAIEKADDFKGLFEFKPLEKGYGVTIGNALRRILLSSLEGYAIVGIKFPNVLHEYSAIDGVVEDVTEIILNLKQVRFKAEVESPSQKISINISGKSEFKAGDIAQFTEEYKVLNPDFVICNLDESVNLQVEFTMMNGRGYLSADDQTESEADDVVGFIPIDAIFTPVKNVRYHVEDLRVDDRTDFEKLVIEVATDGSIHPEEALKGAANILIQHFMLFSDKNMIIDEFEDTNAVEIDDEYLRMRKLLKTSLSDLELSVRAYNCLKAADVKTLGDLASLEISDMMKFRNFGKKSLTELELLMTEKNLSFGMDVTKYRLDED; translated from the coding sequence ATGTCCATTCTTGCTTTCCAAAAACCCGATAAAGTGGCGATCGAAAAGGCTGATGATTTTAAAGGTCTTTTTGAGTTTAAACCATTAGAAAAAGGGTACGGTGTAACAATAGGTAACGCACTCAGACGTATTTTACTTTCGTCGCTTGAAGGATATGCTATCGTGGGGATCAAATTCCCAAATGTACTCCACGAATATTCTGCTATAGATGGCGTTGTAGAAGATGTTACTGAAATCATTCTGAACTTGAAACAAGTACGTTTTAAGGCAGAGGTGGAGAGCCCATCGCAAAAAATCAGTATCAACATCAGTGGTAAAAGCGAATTCAAAGCAGGCGATATTGCTCAGTTTACTGAAGAATATAAGGTCTTAAACCCTGATTTCGTAATCTGTAACTTGGATGAGAGTGTGAATCTACAGGTTGAGTTCACAATGATGAACGGCCGTGGATACTTATCTGCTGATGACCAAACAGAGAGCGAAGCTGACGATGTTGTAGGTTTTATTCCAATTGACGCGATCTTTACACCAGTAAAAAATGTTAGATACCATGTTGAAGACCTTCGTGTTGACGACCGTACTGACTTTGAAAAATTGGTGATTGAAGTTGCAACTGATGGGTCTATCCATCCTGAGGAAGCGTTAAAAGGAGCTGCCAACATCCTTATTCAACACTTCATGCTATTCTCTGATAAGAATATGATCATTGATGAGTTTGAAGATACGAATGCTGTAGAAATTGATGATGAGTATTTAAGAATGCGTAAGCTACTTAAAACTTCATTATCTGATCTTGAGTTGTCAGTTCGTGCGTACAATTGTTTGAAGGCTGCTGATGTGAAAACATTGGGTGATTTAGCCTCATTAGAAATTTCTGACATGATGAAATTCAGAAACTTCGGTAAGAAATCTCTTACTGAACTTGAACTTCTTATGACAGAGAAAAATTTATCTTTCGGTATGGACGTGACTAAGTATCGTTTAGACGAAGACTAG
- the carA gene encoding glutamine-hydrolyzing carbamoyl-phosphate synthase small subunit → MEKKTAILMLQDGTTYKGTAIGAVGTTTGEICFNTSMTGYQEIYTDPSYYGQIIVNTVSHIGNYGTVHNENESKKPQINGLVVKNFSSVFSRSTAEVSLQDYLEQANLVGIADIDTRELVRHIRQKGAMNAIITSETDDLDEIKKLLKATPNMEGLELSSVVCTKEPYFVGDPHASVKVAVLDLGVKKSILENFTSRGMLCKVFPSDTTFEQMKQWKPDGYFLSNGPGDPAVMDYAVETAKQILEANKPLFGICLGHQIISRAVGLETYKMHNGHRGANHPVKNLVSGRSEITSQNHGFAVSMESIEGNDSIELTHINLNDDTVEGIRVKDKNAFSVQYHPEASPGPNDSRYLFTRFLELIQENS, encoded by the coding sequence ATGGAGAAGAAGACGGCCATTTTAATGCTTCAAGACGGAACTACTTACAAAGGAACGGCTATCGGAGCGGTTGGTACCACAACTGGTGAAATTTGTTTCAACACAAGTATGACAGGTTATCAAGAGATCTATACAGATCCGTCATACTACGGACAAATTATCGTAAATACTGTATCTCATATCGGTAACTATGGTACAGTACACAACGAAAACGAATCAAAAAAGCCTCAAATCAATGGTCTTGTTGTAAAAAACTTTTCTAGCGTATTCTCAAGAAGTACAGCAGAAGTCTCATTACAAGATTACCTTGAACAAGCTAACTTAGTAGGTATTGCAGATATCGATACTCGAGAACTTGTTAGGCATATTCGTCAAAAAGGTGCAATGAATGCTATTATTACATCAGAAACTGATGACCTTGACGAAATCAAAAAACTCTTAAAGGCTACTCCAAACATGGAAGGATTAGAATTATCTTCTGTTGTTTGTACTAAAGAACCTTATTTTGTAGGTGATCCTCATGCTTCTGTAAAAGTAGCAGTTTTAGACCTAGGTGTAAAAAAATCAATCCTTGAGAACTTTACATCAAGAGGTATGCTTTGTAAAGTATTCCCTTCGGATACTACTTTTGAGCAAATGAAACAGTGGAAACCTGACGGATACTTCTTATCTAATGGCCCTGGTGATCCAGCTGTAATGGATTACGCTGTAGAAACTGCTAAGCAAATCTTAGAAGCAAATAAACCATTATTTGGTATTTGTTTAGGGCATCAAATTATTTCAAGAGCTGTAGGTCTTGAAACTTATAAGATGCACAACGGTCATAGAGGAGCAAATCATCCAGTGAAAAACTTGGTTTCAGGTAGATCTGAGATTACTTCACAAAACCACGGTTTTGCTGTAAGTATGGAAAGTATTGAAGGGAATGATTCTATTGAGTTAACACACATCAACCTTAATGATGACACTGTAGAAGGTATCAGAGTTAAGGATAAGAATGCGTTCTCGGTACAATATCACCCTGAGGCATCTCCAGGACCAAATGATTCGAGATATCTATTTACCCGCTTCTTAGAATTAATTCAAGAAAACAGCTAA
- the infA gene encoding translation initiation factor IF-1, whose amino-acid sequence MPKQSNITQDGTIVEALSNAMFRVELKNGHQVVAHISGKMRMHYIRILPGDKVRLEMSPYDLTKGRIVYRYK is encoded by the coding sequence ATGCCAAAACAATCAAACATTACCCAAGACGGTACGATCGTAGAGGCCCTTTCAAATGCAATGTTCCGTGTGGAGCTTAAGAATGGACACCAGGTTGTAGCACACATCTCTGGTAAAATGCGTATGCACTACATTCGTATCCTCCCAGGTGACAAAGTTCGTTTGGAAATGTCTCCATATGATCTTACTAAAGGAAGAATTGTTTATAGATATAAATAA
- the rplQ gene encoding 50S ribosomal protein L17 → MRHGKKFNHLGRQKKHRELMLANMACSLIEHKRIFTTVAKAKALRKYVEPLVTKAKNDTMHSRRVVFSYLRDKEGTSELFTTIRDAVINRPGGYTRIIKTGRRLGDGAEMAMVEFVDFNDIYNVKETKTKTRRRKKKASAPAAPEAPATEENNNEESAE, encoded by the coding sequence ATGAGACACGGTAAAAAATTCAACCACTTAGGTAGACAAAAGAAGCACAGAGAGTTGATGCTTGCTAACATGGCTTGTTCATTAATCGAGCATAAGCGTATCTTCACTACTGTAGCTAAAGCTAAAGCTTTACGTAAATATGTAGAGCCATTAGTAACTAAAGCGAAAAACGATACAATGCACTCTCGTCGTGTAGTATTCTCTTACCTTCGCGATAAAGAAGGTACTTCAGAGTTATTCACTACAATTCGTGATGCTGTTATCAATCGTCCAGGTGGTTACACTCGTATCATCAAAACTGGTCGTCGTTTAGGTGACGGTGCTGAGATGGCGATGGTAGAATTTGTTGATTTCAACGATATCTACAACGTAAAAGAAACTAAGACGAAAACTCGTCGTAGAAAGAAAAAAGCTTCAGCTCCAGCTGCTCCAGAAGCACCGGCAACTGAAGAAAATAATAATGAAGAATCAGCTGAATAA
- the porU gene encoding type IX secretion system sortase PorU, producing the protein MTYFKFNIYYLIHLVFFFTISSTCFGQGPLSSGKVYKIKVDKSGVYKLDATVFNELGIDYTTINPQNISVFGFGYGMMPQPNAIDRPSTLLETPIQFVGQNSSSFSENDYFLFYADGPDKVIFDQENEFVDYELNLYDTDNYYFIKVGSELGARINIEDASVSNPSNFSKLIEVVHHEEELVKGLSEPSGRFWFGESFISTTDRTIEVPILSSTSSTKLKLKPGVMAKSRAESTFSFTISGSQRGEVNVPAAPDFNSYRYGNQGHMVNTMFDQFTVSSLGAAINVDISYSKPISDSEGYLDYLTFNVERALQKTSGGIVLHGFLGSTEDGASIENPNNLSVWNISHTDQIKELTTTSGRVYLPTDEDNFSVIAFDKNDVLLPIAEGEISNQDLRNLNTPHLIIITAPQYLSESQKFADHRKSHSNIDVTVVTIDEVYNEFSSGRQDVTAIRDFARHLYLSNPEKLKYLLLIGQGSYDYKDIKTEGGSQVAIYESRDVLMRTRTFSSDDYFGFFDEDEGFWGENIDGQVDNDDLEIGIGRLPVKNSEHAETMINKIIYYDTATQNLNQWKKSVLFVADDGDNNTHQRDANDLAVYVEENNPDFNSERLYIDNQPKETSPTGAVSPETNELLVDWIENKEVLIVNYSGHGSVSKWADEDIFNIPTIADLSNNAVLPLFFTATCEFGRYDNPAITSGAERLVFLENAGAIAMMTTTRPVYASSNFKINKAFYENVFQKESDGTFQSLGEVFRLTKNQSLSGVNNRNFALLGDPSLELSLPSREVSITSLNGESLTGEDTISALDRVSISGEVTLNGQKDESFKGEVYLTMYEKPVTSSTRGNDGEETVFQYQERKFQLYRGVTNIENGTFNTNFVVPKDIRYSFGNAKFSFYAINDETNDALGSNVDIILGGTSKDPVIDDTPPSIQLMMNGVENTTNVYPDCFVQGLLNDESGINLSGLGVGHDLLLQLDGGDTSWVVNDYVQPLNDGNNTYSFVFPLNDLEVGEHTLTLEAWDVLNNRSEATITFYVSPVEAIEVESFIAYPNPVYDDFTLSFMHNIEGQNINVITNIIDMTGKVVISSENEFESVDNSIQLYYNGLKSQYGLYPGVYVVQSIINCKDLNLNTVKTTRIILN; encoded by the coding sequence ATGACTTACTTTAAGTTCAATATATATTATCTGATTCATCTAGTATTCTTTTTTACAATAAGTAGTACATGCTTTGGTCAAGGTCCTTTATCAAGTGGTAAAGTATATAAGATTAAGGTAGATAAAAGTGGTGTTTATAAATTAGATGCTACTGTTTTTAATGAATTAGGAATTGACTACACTACTATTAACCCACAAAATATTTCTGTTTTTGGTTTTGGTTATGGTATGATGCCACAACCTAATGCTATAGATAGACCATCTACATTATTAGAGACCCCTATTCAGTTTGTCGGTCAAAACAGTTCATCATTTTCTGAAAATGATTATTTCTTATTTTATGCAGATGGTCCTGATAAAGTAATATTTGATCAGGAGAATGAGTTTGTGGATTATGAGTTAAACTTATATGATACCGATAACTATTACTTTATAAAAGTAGGTAGTGAGCTTGGAGCAAGAATTAACATTGAAGATGCATCGGTATCTAATCCATCAAATTTTTCTAAGCTCATAGAAGTAGTGCATCACGAGGAGGAATTAGTAAAAGGATTAAGTGAACCTTCGGGAAGGTTTTGGTTTGGAGAAAGTTTTATTTCCACAACAGATAGAACTATAGAAGTACCTATTTTATCTTCTACTAGTTCTACAAAACTAAAATTGAAGCCAGGTGTAATGGCTAAATCAAGAGCTGAAAGTACATTTAGTTTTACTATTTCTGGTTCACAGAGAGGAGAGGTCAATGTTCCTGCAGCTCCTGATTTTAACTCTTATCGTTATGGTAATCAAGGACACATGGTTAATACTATGTTTGATCAGTTTACTGTAAGTTCTTTAGGTGCTGCGATTAATGTGGATATAAGCTATAGTAAACCTATCTCAGATTCCGAAGGTTACCTAGATTATCTAACTTTTAATGTTGAAAGAGCATTACAGAAAACTTCAGGAGGTATTGTATTACATGGGTTTTTAGGTAGTACTGAAGATGGTGCATCAATAGAAAACCCTAATAATTTATCAGTATGGAATATATCTCATACTGATCAAATCAAAGAACTTACTACGACTTCAGGTAGGGTTTACCTTCCTACAGATGAGGATAACTTTTCTGTAATCGCTTTTGATAAAAATGATGTATTACTTCCAATAGCAGAAGGAGAAATAAGTAATCAAGATTTGAGAAATTTAAATACCCCTCATCTAATTATTATCACAGCACCTCAATATTTATCAGAATCTCAAAAATTTGCAGATCATAGAAAATCACACTCTAATATTGATGTTACAGTTGTAACGATAGATGAAGTATACAATGAGTTTTCTTCCGGTAGGCAAGATGTAACAGCTATAAGAGATTTTGCAAGACATTTATATTTATCAAACCCTGAAAAATTGAAGTATTTATTACTAATAGGACAGGGGTCGTACGATTATAAAGACATCAAAACAGAAGGAGGAAGTCAAGTAGCTATTTATGAGTCTAGAGATGTTTTGATGAGAACAAGAACTTTTTCGTCAGATGATTATTTTGGTTTTTTTGATGAAGATGAAGGTTTTTGGGGTGAAAATATAGATGGTCAGGTAGATAATGATGATTTGGAAATTGGTATTGGTCGTTTGCCTGTAAAAAATAGCGAACATGCTGAAACCATGATTAATAAAATTATTTATTATGATACAGCTACTCAGAATTTAAATCAATGGAAAAAGTCTGTTTTATTTGTCGCTGATGATGGAGATAATAATACTCACCAACGAGATGCAAATGATCTAGCAGTTTATGTAGAAGAGAATAACCCTGATTTTAATTCAGAACGACTATATATTGATAACCAACCCAAAGAAACATCGCCGACGGGTGCAGTTTCACCAGAAACTAATGAATTGTTAGTGGATTGGATTGAAAATAAGGAAGTTCTTATTGTGAATTATAGTGGTCATGGTTCCGTTTCTAAATGGGCAGATGAGGATATCTTTAATATTCCAACAATTGCAGATCTATCTAATAATGCTGTATTACCATTATTTTTCACAGCAACCTGTGAATTTGGACGTTATGATAACCCAGCTATAACCTCTGGAGCGGAGCGATTAGTATTCCTTGAAAATGCTGGAGCTATTGCCATGATGACAACAACACGACCGGTGTACGCATCTAGTAATTTTAAAATCAATAAAGCTTTCTATGAAAATGTTTTCCAGAAAGAATCAGATGGAACTTTTCAATCTTTAGGAGAAGTATTTAGGTTAACAAAGAATCAAAGTTTATCAGGGGTAAACAATAGAAATTTTGCCTTATTAGGAGATCCTTCTTTAGAGCTATCCTTACCTTCAAGAGAAGTTTCAATTACGTCTTTAAACGGAGAGTCATTAACAGGCGAAGATACTATCAGCGCTTTGGACAGAGTTTCAATAAGTGGGGAGGTAACTTTAAATGGACAGAAAGACGAAAGCTTTAAGGGTGAGGTTTATCTAACGATGTATGAAAAACCAGTAACTAGCTCAACAAGAGGAAATGATGGTGAAGAAACAGTATTTCAATACCAAGAAAGAAAATTCCAATTGTATAGAGGTGTGACAAATATTGAAAATGGAACTTTTAATACAAATTTTGTAGTTCCTAAAGACATAAGATATTCATTTGGCAACGCTAAATTTAGTTTTTATGCTATCAATGATGAAACTAATGATGCACTCGGAAGTAATGTAGATATTATTTTAGGAGGGACTTCTAAAGATCCTGTGATTGATGATACTCCTCCAAGCATACAATTAATGATGAACGGAGTAGAGAATACTACAAATGTCTATCCCGATTGCTTTGTTCAAGGTTTATTAAATGATGAGTCTGGAATAAATCTTTCTGGTCTTGGTGTAGGACATGATTTGTTGTTACAATTGGATGGAGGCGATACTTCTTGGGTAGTCAATGATTATGTTCAACCGTTAAATGATGGAAATAATACATATTCTTTCGTGTTCCCGCTAAATGATTTGGAAGTAGGAGAGCACACTTTGACTTTAGAAGCTTGGGATGTTCTTAATAATAGAAGTGAAGCAACGATTACTTTTTATGTTTCACCTGTTGAAGCAATAGAAGTGGAATCATTTATTGCTTATCCTAATCCTGTTTATGATGATTTTACATTATCATTTATGCATAATATTGAAGGTCAAAACATCAATGTCATCACAAATATTATTGATATGACAGGAAAAGTCGTTATAAGTTCAGAGAATGAGTTTGAAAGTGTGGATAATTCAATACAATTGTATTATAATGGATTAAAATCACAATATGGGTTGTATCCTGGGGTTTATGTAGTTCAATCGATCATAAATTGTAAAGATTTGAACCTAAATACAGTAAAGACGACAAGAATAATATTAAATTAA